The following proteins are encoded in a genomic region of Arachis ipaensis cultivar K30076 chromosome B02, Araip1.1, whole genome shotgun sequence:
- the LOC107626346 gene encoding ribosome biogenesis protein NSA2 homolog, whose translation MPQGDYIERHRRDYGYRLDHFERKRKKEARQVHKHSQMAQKAIGIKGKMIAKKNYAEKALMKKTLAMHEESTSRRKTDDNVQEGAVPAYLLDRENTTRAKVLSNTIKQKRKEKAGKWDVPLPKVRPVAEDEMFKVVRSGKRKTKQWKRMVTKATFVGPGFTRKPPKYERFIRPTGLRFTKAHVTHPELKCTFNLEIIGVKKNPNGPMYTSLGVITRGTIIEVNVSELGLVTPAGKVVWGKYAQVTNNPENDGCINAVLLV comes from the exons ATG CCGCAAGGAGATTACATAGAACGTCACAGAAGGGACTATGGCTACCGCCTCGACCATTTCGAGCGCAAGCGCAAGAAGGAGGCTCGCCAAGTTCACAAGCACTCTCAAATGGCGCAAAAG gCTATTGGTATTAAGGGTAAGATGATTGCTAAGAAAAACTATGCTGAGAAGGCACTGATGAAGAAAAC TTTGGCTATGCATGAAGAGTCAACATCTAGGCGTAAGACCGATGATAATGTTCAGGAAGGTGCTGTTCCTGCATATCTTCTTGATCGTGAAAATACAACTAGGGCCAAG GTTCTTAGCAATACCATTAAGCAAAAGAGGAAGGAGAAGGCTGGGAAATGGGATGTTCCTCTACCGAAG GTACGTCCTGTGGCTGAAGATGAAATGTTCAAAGTGGTTCGGTCTGGTAAAAGAAAGA CCAAGCAATGGAAGAGGATGGTCACCAAAGCTACTTTTGTTGGGCCTGGCTTTACCAGAAAACCACCAAAATATGAGCGATTCATTCGTCCAACTGGACTTCGGTTCACTAAAGCTCATGTCACTCATCCAGAGCTTAAATGCACCTTCAATCTGGAAATAATTGGGGTGAAGAAAAATCCCAATGGCCCTATGTACACCTCCCTTGGTGTCATTACCAGGGGTACTATAATCGag GTGAATGTCAGTGAACTCGGTTTGGTCACACCAGCAGGGAAAGTTGTTTGGG GTAAATATGCCCAGGTTACTAACAACCCAGAAAACGATGGTTGTATAAATGCCGTTTTGCTTGTTTAA
- the LOC107626345 gene encoding theobromine synthase 2 isoform X1: MATTTSKFIHANGGVGETSYANNSSHQNKLISKVKPMLEQSLRSLYSSSLPSCLKVADLGCSSGPNALKLVSDIIDIVDSISCNLDNHDKKPLGFQFFLNDQFQNDFNNIFQSLPHFYERIKEEKGERLDSCFVNATPGSFYGRLFPNNSIHFFNSSTSLHWLSQAPKGLAKGTGLVNKGNIYITSTSPPEVYQAYLDQFRHDFGAFLRSRAKELVQGGGMFLLFLGRDQSSEIVTPYGILGSALNDMVSEGLIEEEKLDSINMPRYGATPDEVKQVIESEGSFTLQKLEAINTPWDEGLNKNNDNDDTNMSADFIAKYVRATCEPLMKAEFGEGIIGELFVRYRKKLVVKLEQEKLEYTNLVMFMTKK, encoded by the exons ATGGCAACAACCACAAGCAAGTTCATTCACGCTAATGGTGGAGTTGGAGAAACAAGCTATGCTAACAACTCCTCACATCAG AATAAGCTAATATCCAAAGTGAAACCTATGCTGGAACAAAGTTTAAGGAGTCTCTATAGCAGCTCTCTACCAAGTTGTCTGAAAGTGGCAGATTTAGGGTGTTCTTCAGGTCCTAATGCACTCAAATTAGTGTCTGACATCATTGACATTGTAGATTCTATAAGCTGCAACCTTGATAATCATGATAAAAAGCCACTTGGATTCCAGTTTTTCCTGAATGATCAATTTCAGAATGATTTCAACAACATATTTCAGTCACTGCCTCACTTCTATGAGAGGATAAAGGAAGAAAAGGGAGAGAGACTCGATTCGTGTTTCGTGAATGCAACGCCGGGGAGCTTTTATGGGAGGCTCTTCCCTAACAATTCCATTCACTTCTTTAATTCTTCCACAAGTCTGCATTGGCTCTCTCAG GCCCCGAAGGGATTGGCTAAGGGAACCGGATTGGTTAATAAGGGAAACATTTACATAACAAGTACAAGTCCACCAGAGGTGTACCAAGCATATCTTGATCAGTTTCGACATGATTTCGGTGCATTTCTAAGATCTCGTGCAAAGGAATTAGTGCAGGGTGGTGGTATGTTTCTGTTGTTTCTTGGCAGAGATCAAAGTTCTGAAATAGTAACTCCTTATGGAATTCTTGGTTCAGCACTCAATGACATGGTTTCAGAG GGTTTGATTGAAGAAGAAAAATTGGACTCAATTAACATGCCAAGATATGGTGCTACACCAGATGAAGTGAAACAAGTGATTGAGTCAGAAGGGTCTTTTACTCTTCAAAAGCTTGAAGCTATCAATACCCCTTGGGATGAGGGTTTGAACAAGAACAATGACAATGATGATACAAATATGAGTGCTGATTTCATAGCCAAATATGTAAGAGCTACTTGTGAACCGTTGATGAAGGCAGAGTTTGGTGAAGGAATAATTGGTGAGTTATTTGTAAGATATAGAAAGAAGCTTGTGGTGAAGTTGGAACAAGAGAAGTTAGAGTACACTAATTTGGTCATGTTCATGACTAAGAAATGA
- the LOC107626345 gene encoding monomethylxanthine methyltransferase 2 isoform X2 — protein MLEQSLRSLYSSSLPSCLKVADLGCSSGPNALKLVSDIIDIVDSISCNLDNHDKKPLGFQFFLNDQFQNDFNNIFQSLPHFYERIKEEKGERLDSCFVNATPGSFYGRLFPNNSIHFFNSSTSLHWLSQAPKGLAKGTGLVNKGNIYITSTSPPEVYQAYLDQFRHDFGAFLRSRAKELVQGGGMFLLFLGRDQSSEIVTPYGILGSALNDMVSEGLIEEEKLDSINMPRYGATPDEVKQVIESEGSFTLQKLEAINTPWDEGLNKNNDNDDTNMSADFIAKYVRATCEPLMKAEFGEGIIGELFVRYRKKLVVKLEQEKLEYTNLVMFMTKK, from the exons ATGCTGGAACAAAGTTTAAGGAGTCTCTATAGCAGCTCTCTACCAAGTTGTCTGAAAGTGGCAGATTTAGGGTGTTCTTCAGGTCCTAATGCACTCAAATTAGTGTCTGACATCATTGACATTGTAGATTCTATAAGCTGCAACCTTGATAATCATGATAAAAAGCCACTTGGATTCCAGTTTTTCCTGAATGATCAATTTCAGAATGATTTCAACAACATATTTCAGTCACTGCCTCACTTCTATGAGAGGATAAAGGAAGAAAAGGGAGAGAGACTCGATTCGTGTTTCGTGAATGCAACGCCGGGGAGCTTTTATGGGAGGCTCTTCCCTAACAATTCCATTCACTTCTTTAATTCTTCCACAAGTCTGCATTGGCTCTCTCAG GCCCCGAAGGGATTGGCTAAGGGAACCGGATTGGTTAATAAGGGAAACATTTACATAACAAGTACAAGTCCACCAGAGGTGTACCAAGCATATCTTGATCAGTTTCGACATGATTTCGGTGCATTTCTAAGATCTCGTGCAAAGGAATTAGTGCAGGGTGGTGGTATGTTTCTGTTGTTTCTTGGCAGAGATCAAAGTTCTGAAATAGTAACTCCTTATGGAATTCTTGGTTCAGCACTCAATGACATGGTTTCAGAG GGTTTGATTGAAGAAGAAAAATTGGACTCAATTAACATGCCAAGATATGGTGCTACACCAGATGAAGTGAAACAAGTGATTGAGTCAGAAGGGTCTTTTACTCTTCAAAAGCTTGAAGCTATCAATACCCCTTGGGATGAGGGTTTGAACAAGAACAATGACAATGATGATACAAATATGAGTGCTGATTTCATAGCCAAATATGTAAGAGCTACTTGTGAACCGTTGATGAAGGCAGAGTTTGGTGAAGGAATAATTGGTGAGTTATTTGTAAGATATAGAAAGAAGCTTGTGGTGAAGTTGGAACAAGAGAAGTTAGAGTACACTAATTTGGTCATGTTCATGACTAAGAAATGA